The Cylindrospermopsis curvispora GIHE-G1 genome contains a region encoding:
- a CDS encoding adenylyl-sulfate kinase, with product MFKDRKDREQIRILSGDLFHEVYIATPLEICEQRDPKGLYAKARCGEIESFTGISAPYEPPKAPEPPKAPDLRVETSQLSVEESLEQLIKYVVNNFTLIQ from the coding sequence TTGTTTAAAGACAGGAAAGACCGGGAGCAAATCCGGATTCTGTCCGGAGATCTATTTCATGAAGTATATATTGCAACTCCACTGGAAATTTGTGAACAACGTGACCCCAAGGGACTCTATGCAAAAGCACGCTGTGGAGAAATTGAGTCCTTTACGGGAATCAGCGCCCCCTACGAACCACCCAAAGCGCCCGAACCACCCAAAGCGCCAGATTTACGGGTAGAAACTTCTCAACTTTCTGTCGAGGAAAGCTTAGAACAGCTAATCAAATACGTAGTAAATAATTTTACTCTTATCCAGTAG
- a CDS encoding helix-turn-helix domain-containing protein — protein sequence MPKPYSIDLRNRVIVAWVAQEGSQRQLSERFKVSLSFVKNLVRRYREPGQVEPKQCGGYEKPIIAGQYLNMIKSWLDEKNDLLLSELCDRLRETTGTSVSITTMHRALEKLGLRHKKSLNASEQETPLSDRIMFVKIKAISP from the coding sequence ATGCCAAAACCTTATTCAATAGATTTGCGTAATCGCGTGATTGTAGCATGGGTTGCTCAAGAGGGATCTCAACGCCAGTTGTCAGAAAGATTCAAGGTCAGCTTATCATTTGTGAAAAATTTAGTACGTCGTTATCGTGAACCTGGGCAAGTTGAGCCAAAGCAATGTGGAGGATATGAAAAGCCTATAATTGCAGGCCAATATTTAAACATGATCAAGTCTTGGCTGGATGAGAAAAATGATTTACTACTTTCAGAATTATGCGATCGCCTGAGAGAAACGACGGGCACTAGTGTTAGTATCACAACCATGCATCGAGCCTTAGAAAAGTTGGGTCTACGTCATAAAAAAAGTCTAAATGCCAGTGAACAGGAGACTCCACTCTCCGATAGAATTATGTTTGTCAAAATTAAAGCAATTTCTCCGTAG
- a CDS encoding ATP-grasp domain-containing protein: protein MDLLEYQVKEWFNKIGIPVLPSQRIDHPTDLKKLKIPYPIVLKSQVYANDRSQVGGVKIVETTIDAIAAAQSIFSLPIGGELPKVLLAESKYNAQEEFYLAVVLDTVISRPVLLGCRERDIDWQSPGENMQYVVVEQEFSPFYARRLAYLMGLRGGLMQSVSDIMTKMYHLFLHKDLDLVEINPLGVSSSCQVMTLNGKIRVNERAINRHPDIADIATKIARDPGSKRINGMLVDMLGRNNQGEIGILANGTGSALTTWDAVVAAGGKPAVSLNLRHSWLNHTEPTKFSQRMETGLRVLAADRNIQVILINLLGTIPELSEVPRVMTDFMALQLEELRCFLNTPQKTLPQRLPKIVMRLAGNDFQVARKSLLSILQVQSENFILVENLDVAVKEAVSLTKSPVYRK from the coding sequence ATGGACTTACTCGAGTATCAAGTTAAGGAGTGGTTTAACAAGATAGGAATTCCCGTATTACCATCTCAAAGAATTGACCACCCCACAGATTTAAAAAAGTTAAAAATCCCCTACCCAATTGTGCTGAAATCCCAGGTGTATGCCAACGATCGCTCACAGGTTGGCGGAGTCAAAATTGTAGAAACGACCATTGATGCCATTGCAGCTGCTCAAAGTATATTTAGCTTGCCCATTGGTGGAGAACTACCAAAAGTTTTATTAGCGGAGAGCAAGTATAATGCTCAAGAAGAATTCTACCTAGCAGTAGTTTTAGATACAGTTATTAGTCGTCCTGTGCTTTTAGGCTGTAGGGAAAGAGACATAGATTGGCAGTCTCCCGGAGAGAACATGCAATACGTGGTTGTGGAACAAGAGTTTTCCCCATTTTATGCCAGAAGACTAGCATATCTCATGGGTTTGAGGGGCGGACTAATGCAGTCTGTCAGCGACATTATGACAAAAATGTATCATTTGTTTTTGCACAAGGACTTAGATTTGGTGGAAATTAATCCTCTTGGCGTGAGTTCATCTTGTCAAGTAATGACACTTAATGGCAAAATCAGAGTTAATGAAAGGGCTATTAATCGTCATCCAGACATAGCTGACATAGCAACTAAAATAGCACGGGATCCCGGGAGCAAAAGAATAAATGGCATGTTGGTTGATATGCTGGGTAGGAATAACCAAGGGGAAATTGGCATATTAGCCAACGGTACTGGTTCCGCTTTAACCACTTGGGATGCAGTGGTAGCTGCAGGAGGTAAACCTGCTGTCTCCTTAAATTTACGACATTCTTGGTTGAACCACACAGAACCGACAAAATTTAGTCAACGCATGGAAACTGGACTAAGGGTTTTGGCTGCTGATCGCAATATTCAGGTGATTCTCATTAATTTGCTGGGTACTATTCCTGAACTCTCAGAAGTACCAAGAGTGATGACTGATTTTATGGCATTACAATTGGAAGAACTTAGATGCTTTTTAAATACTCCTCAGAAAACCCTCCCCCAGCGCTTACCCAAAATAGTCATGCGCCTAGCTGGTAATGATTTTCAAGTGGCCAGGAAGTCATTACTGTCCATCCTACAAGTTCAAAGCGAAAATTTCATCTTGGTTGAAAATTTGGATGTAGCTGTTAAGGAAGCAGTAAGTTTAACCAAGTCACCAGTGTATAGAAAATAG